Part of the Impatiens glandulifera chromosome 8, dImpGla2.1, whole genome shotgun sequence genome is shown below.
GCCGCTGCTCTTGCATCACCCCTATTAACCAAAATGCCACCAGAATCACCAAAACAAGAAACCAAAACAAGAGGGGCactatctttttaaaaaaaactaattcacACCGACTTCACAATGATAGAATTCGATATTCTCTTCAGAAAATAATATGATCAAGAAGAGATGAGACATTTCTAAACAGAATAAGATAAAATCAACTCCAAGTATATGAGAAAGAGAATGACTAGAAATTATAGCACCAATTATAATGAAGTACAGCATAGACACTTCAAGTTAAGGGTCAAAGTATTGAATTGACTGTTTTGGTAAGCATTTTTTTTCATCTGGATCATGATCCCGAAAAATCTACATTTGCTTGGTTTGCTAAATATCACAATAATCTACAAGATAATATGGATCATGatgcagaaaaaaaaaaaattcaaattaagcaaaCTAGAATCTGGATAATCTTTATACCAACTGAAGTCAAGAATCACAATAATATAATCATGATCATAATCCAGAAAATCTTataccaaaaaaacaaaaaatcccTTAAAATTCAGTTTCCAAATATGCCAACTGTTTTTGTGTCCTCTCAGAGGGACAAAAGGAAAGTCAGAGTAGAGGAGAGGAGAAAATGGGAGACAGGAAATAATTGCAAAAAGTTCTCGTGCCTCCAAAAAAGGAAGCAGGTTATAAGACACAGACCTAAAGAAGACAACTTCCTGATCCAAACATAAGGATCCCAAGAAATACACTGATCCCATCTATCATATGTCTGACCATGGAGATCGAGATAGATACAAATCGCCAATGGACGACAGCGAACACATTTCCATATAGGTAAGAAAAAAGGCAATGATACAGCTTTATGAAATGGGAGCATATGTTAATCAGATGAAAAACATGTCACATTTTATACAAGTTACAGGTTTCAAACATTGTTAACGCCTGTAAAATTAATTACCTGGAAGATTCTGCAGGAAGGTCTGTGATACCATTGCATCTGTTTTCATGATCAACTCTTTCACGCAGTCTGACATATTTGTTGCACATATGACAACTATCAGTTCGGTTCCCACATACTTCCTGGTGATTAAAGTATGGATATTTTAGATAACCACAATGTTTAATGTTTACACTACACGTCACATTGCAATGGGTAAAAACATTACCTGATGCTCAATTAGGTCAATAGCAGGTAGAGGAAATTCACAGTACTCACAAGTAACAATTCTCCGAGGGCAATTTTCACCTTCATGCACATCTAAAATCTCCCTTTCAATTGTTTCGCTACACAGCGAGCAGGACACCTAACAAGTTAGGGTTAAACAGTAAAATTTCATTTCAACTCTCAATGCCAAATAAGTAAAGTTAACAAATGCTAGAAGATAATGTACAGaagataaaaacacaaaatgaatACCCAAGTGGGATGCAATGCAAAGGATTCCAAACTTATCTATCAACTGGAGATACGTACAATGATGATGACAGTTTGTATATAAACGGCAAACAAGTTCACTATGACACCAACAGTTAAGAGAATATCATACCGGAGCATGGGTGCTTAAGAAATGATCCTCAGCAAATATCTTGGGAACCATATCATTGCAAATTTTACACTTCTCCAGATTCCGAGAGCAGTGAACATAATGC
Proteins encoded:
- the LOC124912117 gene encoding XIAP-associated factor 1-like, translated to MSTVFDPATSICSHCDRAILAANLDLHYVHCSRNLEKCKICNDMVPKIFAEDHFLSTHAPVSCSLCSETIEREILDVHEGENCPRRIVTCEYCEFPLPAIDLIEHQEVCGNRTDSCHMCNKYVRLRERVDHENRCNGITDLPAESSRGDARAAAERVRGAQRRQPREFSNGRVLFTIAITGVAVFLGSVLFQKKLE